The following are encoded in a window of Manihot esculenta cultivar AM560-2 chromosome 8, M.esculenta_v8, whole genome shotgun sequence genomic DNA:
- the LOC110620506 gene encoding transcription factor MYB60 isoform X1, which yields MGRPPCCDKIGIKKGPWTPEEDIILVSYIQENGPGNWRSVPTNTGLLRCSKSCRLRWTNYLRPGIKRGNFTPHEEGMIIHLQALLGNNSFLWILYRWAAIASYLPQRTDNDIKNYWNTHLKKKLKKSQSALDHNPMASQDSTTSTTHRFVSKGLFSERSRSLNLSPNSSSDLRLNQLTSSTYASSTENISRLLEGWMRSSPRPDNHGINDPWNKAEGSIENSVAATSLQCYRPKDELETGGGGGLISHEEFESILSFDQNLNNVAWDKSTCDSNTVSTVKVCRKNSENEEKEHEIITVAEKKQKSESNPPFSFLENWLWDETATAQVEELSPIF from the exons ATGGGAAGGCCTCCTTGCTGTGATAAAATTGGCATCAAGAAGGGTCCATGGACTCCTGAGGAAGACATCATTCTTGTTTCTTACATCCAAGAAAATGGCCCTGGAAACTGGAGATCAGTTCCTACCAATActg GGTTGTTAAGATGCAGCAAAAGTTGCAGACTTAGATGGACAAATTATCTCAGACCAGGAATTAAAAGAGGAAATTTCACACCTCATGAGGAAGGGATGATAATTCACTTGCAAGCTCTATTGGGTAACAA TTCATTCCTTTGGATTTTGTACAGATGGGCAGCAATAGCTTCATATCTTCCACAAAGAACAGATAATGATATAAAGAACTATTGGAATACTCACCTGAAGAAGAAGCTAAAGaagtctcaatctgctttggaTCATAATCCAATGGCTTCGCAGGATTCAACAACATCAACTACCCATCGGTTTGTGTCAAAGGGCTTGTTCAGTGAGAGATCAAGAAGCTTAAATTTGAGCCCAAATTCATCATCTGATCTCAGGCTCAACCAACTAACCTCCTCCACCTATGCATCAAGCACTGAGAACATTTCAAGGCTtcttgaaggttggatgagaTCATCTCCAAGGCCTGataatcatggcattaatgatccATGGAACAAAGCAGAAGGAAGCATTGAAAATTCAGTGGCTGCCACTTCTCTTCAGTGTTACAGGCCAAAAGATGAGCTAGAAACTGGTGGCGGTGGTGGGCTGATTTCTCATGAAGAGTTTGAATCTATTTTATCTTTTGATCAGAACTTGAACAATGTTGCATGGGACAAATCCACCTGTGATTCTAACACCGTTTCTACAGTAAAAGTTTGTCGTAAAAATTCTGAAAATGAAGAGAAAGAGCATGAGATTATTACAGTAGCAGAGAAGAAACAGAAATCTGAGAGTAATCCACCATTTTCATTTCTTGAGAACTGGCTCTGGGATGAAACTGCAACTGCTCAAGTTGAAGAACTATCTCCAATATTCTGA
- the LOC110620506 gene encoding transcription factor MYB60 isoform X2 — MGRPPCCDKIGIKKGPWTPEEDIILVSYIQENGPGNWRSVPTNTGLLRCSKSCRLRWTNYLRPGIKRGNFTPHEEGMIIHLQALLGNKWAAIASYLPQRTDNDIKNYWNTHLKKKLKKSQSALDHNPMASQDSTTSTTHRFVSKGLFSERSRSLNLSPNSSSDLRLNQLTSSTYASSTENISRLLEGWMRSSPRPDNHGINDPWNKAEGSIENSVAATSLQCYRPKDELETGGGGGLISHEEFESILSFDQNLNNVAWDKSTCDSNTVSTVKVCRKNSENEEKEHEIITVAEKKQKSESNPPFSFLENWLWDETATAQVEELSPIF; from the exons ATGGGAAGGCCTCCTTGCTGTGATAAAATTGGCATCAAGAAGGGTCCATGGACTCCTGAGGAAGACATCATTCTTGTTTCTTACATCCAAGAAAATGGCCCTGGAAACTGGAGATCAGTTCCTACCAATActg GGTTGTTAAGATGCAGCAAAAGTTGCAGACTTAGATGGACAAATTATCTCAGACCAGGAATTAAAAGAGGAAATTTCACACCTCATGAGGAAGGGATGATAATTCACTTGCAAGCTCTATTGGGTAACAA ATGGGCAGCAATAGCTTCATATCTTCCACAAAGAACAGATAATGATATAAAGAACTATTGGAATACTCACCTGAAGAAGAAGCTAAAGaagtctcaatctgctttggaTCATAATCCAATGGCTTCGCAGGATTCAACAACATCAACTACCCATCGGTTTGTGTCAAAGGGCTTGTTCAGTGAGAGATCAAGAAGCTTAAATTTGAGCCCAAATTCATCATCTGATCTCAGGCTCAACCAACTAACCTCCTCCACCTATGCATCAAGCACTGAGAACATTTCAAGGCTtcttgaaggttggatgagaTCATCTCCAAGGCCTGataatcatggcattaatgatccATGGAACAAAGCAGAAGGAAGCATTGAAAATTCAGTGGCTGCCACTTCTCTTCAGTGTTACAGGCCAAAAGATGAGCTAGAAACTGGTGGCGGTGGTGGGCTGATTTCTCATGAAGAGTTTGAATCTATTTTATCTTTTGATCAGAACTTGAACAATGTTGCATGGGACAAATCCACCTGTGATTCTAACACCGTTTCTACAGTAAAAGTTTGTCGTAAAAATTCTGAAAATGAAGAGAAAGAGCATGAGATTATTACAGTAGCAGAGAAGAAACAGAAATCTGAGAGTAATCCACCATTTTCATTTCTTGAGAACTGGCTCTGGGATGAAACTGCAACTGCTCAAGTTGAAGAACTATCTCCAATATTCTGA